Proteins encoded together in one Monomorium pharaonis isolate MP-MQ-018 chromosome 8, ASM1337386v2, whole genome shotgun sequence window:
- the LOC105841125 gene encoding E3 ubiquitin-protein ligase MIB2: MYRLLDAGTLQHAVNKYKDNRNHEMENVLRSCVDINGKLDVIMVQEFLMEYPDKVDAYVPLYRRTLLQMAAHEGQHELCICLLDAGASLYAVDCLGTLSWTPLHFAANGNRPEIMFLLLSRGAFIDVVDKYKWSALHIAVNKIHVRCVRLLLHYDCDVNLQNNTGNTALHIAISLNALDIIDILCSCKRINFMLRNNQGFSILHVAASEDNPRVVEKLIEHAHQLVDIENETDGKTALHIAALKGYKKVAEILLSPIGGRAKVDVRDNHQQTPLHKATWWGHWSLVELLIRHNADVCTLDENGNTALHFAIARILDPRTIPTFESRQDSLRINAIWENLILVQDAKAELALACFLVSVDRSCKLLEQVRNNKGKTPLDLLEGSSQANLFINILRSYKYQNNSIRLNCPQTFDDSEHLISEDTDFINHEVKFLMNTPSADMDDVIIESVKKFEKVDTYASNGKTIQENSQVAAQQRELCSAVDRAFLYAVDKHGNTSLHIAADGNQSKKMNILLSQGASINVVNSYKQSALHVAVNKQHVQCVKVLLHYRCDVNLQDSQGNTALHIAISMDALDMINALCSCERIDFMLRNNEGLNILDFAASKSNARVMEKLISHARQLVDVKNEYTGKTALHIVAWRGHRNIAAILLSQNGGRAKVDVRDCHLQTPLHKATFLGHWSLIELLVHHNADVSNTDENGDTPLHFAIARILGSWTRPTFGRRRNSPRIYTIWENLTSVEDGKTELALACFLVSVDRSCKLLEQARNNRGKTPLDLLEGSSQANLFINILRSYKYQNNSTRLETENNPTTSYTEPSTSRIDNVSQKELYEDVKNVIKEEIIEDEISIVNPNDKSKNVSSGSKRKKICEEEKEDKNLKRLRYLENKIANLEEINKCDICMERDRNVAFLCGHRACNYCAAPLKTCHMCRTTIIQKINLY, encoded by the exons TCGCCTTCTGGATGCTGGTACTTTACAACATGCAGTCAACAAGTATAAAGATAATAGAAATCATGAGATGGAAAACGTCTTACGGTCTTGCGTTGATATAAATGGCAAACTTGATGTTATTATGGTCCAGGAATTTCTTATGGAATATCCTGATAAGGTTGACGCATACGTTCCCCTATACAGGAGAACACTCCTGCAAATGGCCGCGCATGAAGGTCAGCATGAGCTCTGCATTTGCCTTCTGGACGCTGGAGCTTCTTTATATGCGGTCGACTGTCTTGGAACCCTGTCTTGGACACCTTTGCATTTCGCAGCCAATGG taaTCGACCAGAGATAATGTTTTTACTGTTATCACGAGGTGCATTTATCGACGTCGTCGACAAGTATAAATGGAGTGCTCTGCATATAgcagttaataaaatacatgtacGATGTGTGAGGTTACTACTGCATTATGATTGTGATGTCAATCTCCAGAACAATACAGGCAATACAGCGTTGCATATCGCGATCTCATTGAATGCACTGGAcataattgatatattatgCTCTTGtaaaaggattaattttatgttgagGAATAACCAAGGCTTTAGTATTTTACATGTCGCCGCATCTGAAGACAACCCTCG TGTAGTGGAGAAGTTGATTGAACACGCGCATCAGTTGGTAGATATAGAAAATGAGACAGATGGAAAAACAGCGTTGCATATAGCGGCATTGAAGGGATACAAGAAAGTTGCGGAAATTCTTCTCTCGCCGATCGGCGGCCGCGCCAAGGTGGACGTACGTGACAATCATCAGCAAACTCCGTTGCACAAAGCGACTTGGTGGGGACATTGGTCACTCGTTGAGCTGTTAATACGTCACAATGCAGACGTCTGTACTCTTGATGAGAACGGCAACACTGCGTTGCATTTCGCAATAGCTCGTATTCTGGATCCACGGACTATACCTACATTTGAAAGTAGACAGGATTCATTGCGTATAAATGCT atctGGGAAAACCTGATTTTAGTGCAGGATGCAAAAGCTGAATTAGCATTAGCTTGTTTTTTAGTAAGCGTGGATAGAAGTTGTAAACTCCTTGAACAGGTCAGAAACAACAAGGGCAAGACGCCGCTCGATCTTTTGGAGGGCAGTTCACAGGCCAATCtgttcattaatattttacgatcTTACAAATACCAAAATAACAGCATACGATTAAA cTGCCCTCAGACCTTTGACGATTCTGAACATCTGATCAGTGAGGACacagattttataaatcatgaaGTAAAGTTTTTAATGAACACACCTAGTGCAGATATGGATGATGTTATCATTGAATCTGTGAAGAAATTTGAGAAGGTGGACACATATGCTTCCAACGGAAAGACGATTCAGGAAAATTCGCAAGTGGCCGCGCAACAGCGCGAGCTCTGCTCTGCCGTGGATAGGGCTTTTTTATATGCGGTTGACAAGCATGGAAATACGTCTTTGCATATCGCAGCAGACGG cAATCAATCGAAGAAAATGAATATACTGTTATCGCAAGGTGCCTCTATTAATGTCGTCAACAGCTACAAACAAAGCGCTTTGCATGTAGCAGTTAATAAACAGCATGTGCAATGTGTGAAGGTACTGCTGCATTATCGTTGTGATGTCAATCTCCAGGACTCGCAGGGCAATACAGCGTTGCACATTGCAATCTCGATGGATGCGCTAGACATGATCAACGCATTGTGCTCTTGCGAAAGAATTGACTTTATGCTAAGAAACAATGAAGGTTTAAACATTTTGGATTTTGCTGCAAGCAAGAGCAACGCTCG TGTAATGGAGAAGCTGATTTCGCACGCGCGTCAATTAGTGGacgtaaaaaatgaatatacaGGGAAAACAGCGTTACACATAGTGGCATGGAGAGGACACAGGAATATCGCGGCCATTCTTCTCTCACAGAATGGTGGCCGTGCCAAGGTAGACGTGCGTGACTGTCATTTGCAAACTCCATTGCATAAAGCGACTTTTTTGGGACATTGGTCACTCATTGAGCTGTTAGTGCATCACAATGCGGACGTCAGTAATACTGATGAGAACGGCGATACTCCGCTGCACTTCGCAATAGCCCGTATCCTGGGTTCATGGACTAGACCTACATTTGGAAGAAGACGGAATTCACCGCGTATATATACT atctgGGAAAATCTGACTTCTGTGGAGGATGGAAAGACTGAATTAGCATTAGCTTGTTTTTTAGTGAGCGTGGATAGAAGCTGTAAACTCCTTGAGCAGGCTAGAAACAACAGAGGCAAGACGCCGCTCGATCTTTTGGAAGGCAGTTCACAGGCGAATCTGTTCATCAATATTTTACGATCTTACAAATACCAAAATAACAGCACACGATTAGA AACTGAGAACAATCCAACGACCAGTTACACAGAACCATCCACATCTCGTATAGATAATGTATCGCAAAAAGAACTATACGAGGACGTGAAGAATGTTATCAAAGAGGAAATAATTGAAG ATGAAATCTCTATAGTCAATCCAAATGATAAATCGAAAAATGTGTCGTCAGGAAGTAAACGAAAAAAGATCTgtgaagaagagaaagaggacaaaaatttaaaacgatTACGTTATTTGGAGAATAAGATTGCGAATCTCGAGGAGATAAATAAATGCGATATCTGTATGGAGCGTGATCGCAACGTTGCCTTTCTTTGTGGGCACAGAGCATGCAACTACTGCGCTGCTCCGTTAAAGACTTGTCACATGTGCCGCACGACGATTATACAGAAgatcaatttatattga